A window of Citrus sinensis cultivar Valencia sweet orange chromosome 7, DVS_A1.0, whole genome shotgun sequence contains these coding sequences:
- the LOC102622101 gene encoding ELF3-like protein 2 encodes MREGKEEGKVTSPMFPRLHVNDKEKGGPRAPPRNKMALYEQLSIPSHRYSSGSAPMLPLPPPNGTSLVSSMSSSNGGHERSVFTQLCNSPAPSFSAEKLHSYSSNGIKLNNMMANQERKSVKPSNYQCLNAAGPLSSNSKSSSPKPSNFSNFRHFSLRKPEDEDDLRVSSAQLGISPHCSNSQQSKDRKFKQKKRSALGDIKSRPRTRNQNDEDTPQTSPDPVDNYTSIPLNRDRDLADVSSIRPSKVRHLESLKRAHSSLNQENRSSSMETLNSLHSTNSRLHQECVALRDEVAHNYSLLMETAMDIDKDNAFKVRKESCLRPSLGDDNSSPKELENVECHEDKNERSVQVREVDKQDNVSNTYMVGSVSALAVSPDDVVGVIGEKQFWKARRAIIDQQRVFTLQVFELHRLLKVQRLIARSPNLLLEDNLCVGKPPLNTCQAKLRSLPCIVKAKNYSPNPDPGSQCADDNAVANIPHPFINNDSSKGFVSQQSNNGSCSGNVPPAPGANSKNIKQTPWCFPPTGNQWLVSVMSPSEGLVYKPYTGPCPPTTGFVAPFYGSCSPVSLNPTGADFLNTAYGVPASHQEGIGILPTTPPLGQTGFPPYGMPVMNQSISGTAVDQMIPFPPKDQSKDNHLSMVDINFMIPHQSSRNMSSQMNRVITSCLEKFQASKESEVQASTASSPSERAKGDALPLFPMAPIVQASDQNDQTGEQQARVIKVVPCNPRLATESAARIFRSIQEERKQYD; translated from the exons ATGAGggaaggaaaagaagaaggaaaggTGACTAGTCCTATGTTTCCTAGGCTTCATGTGAATGATAAAGAGAAAGGAGGACCAAGGGCACCtccaagaaacaaaatggctCTCTATGAACAGCTTAGCATACCCTCTCACAGGTACAGCTCTGGATCAGCACCTATGTTGCCTCTTCCACCTCCCAATGGCACCAGCTTGGTTTCTTCAATGTCGTCAAGCAAT GGCGGCCATGAAAGGAGTGTGTTTACCCAACTTTGCAACTCCCCTGCACCTTCGTTTTCAGCTGAGAAGCTTCATTCTTATTCCTCCAATGGTATCAAGCTGAACAATATGATGGCAAATCAAGAAAGGAAATCAGTGAAACCTTCAAATTACCAATGTTTGAATGCCGCCGGACCTTTGTCATCAAATTCTAAAAGCAGTTCACCGAAGCCAAGTAATTTCTCCAACTTTAGGCATTTTTCATTGAGGAAGCCTGAAGATGAGGATGATTTAAGAGTTTCCTCTGCCCAGTTAGGAATATCTCCGCATTGTAGTAACAGTCAGCAGAGCAAAGATCGGAAATTTAAGCAGAAGAAACGATCTGCTTTAGGAGATATCAAGTCCAGACCACGTACGAGGAACCAGAATGATGAGGACACTCCTCAGACAAGTCCGGACCCTGTGGATAATTATACTTCAATCCCATTGAATAGAGATAGAGATTTGGCAGATGTGTCTTCCATCCGCCCATCTAAAGTTAGGCATCTGGAATCATTGAAGAGAGCACATTCATCTTTAAACCAAGAAAATAGAAGTAGTTCAATGGAAACCCTTAACAGTTTACACAGTACCAATTCAAGGTTACATCAAGAATGTGTGGCTTTGAGGGATGAAGTGGCCCATAATTATAGCCTTCTGATGGAAACTGCCATGGATATAGACAAGGACAATGCTTTCAAGGTGAGAAAGGAATCATGTTTGAGGCCGTCGCTTGGAGATGATAATAGCAGTCCTAAAGAGCTTGAAAATGTTGAATGTCATGAAGACAAGAATGAGAGGTCTGTGCAGGTGAGAGAAGTAGACAAACAAGATAATGTTTCCAACACCTATATGGTGGGCTCAGTATCAGCTTTGGCTGTATCCCCAGATGATGTTGTGGGAGTCATAGGTGAGAAACAATTTTGGAAAGCTAGAAGAGCTATCATCGA tCAACAAAGGGTCTTCACTTTGCAAGTATTTGAATTGCATAGACTACTGAAG GTACAAAGATTGATCGCCAGATCTCCAAATTTGCTGCTTGAAGACAACCTCTGTGTAGGCAAACCTCCTTTAAACACCTGTCAAGCTAAGTTGCGATCACTGCCCTGCATTGTGAAGGCAAAAAATTATTCCCCAAATCCAGATCCCGGTAGTCAATGTGCCGATGACAATGCAGTTGCTAATATTCCGCATCCTTTTATCAATAATGACTCAAGCAAAGGATTTGTATctcaacaatcaaataatggGTCTTGTTCTGGGAATGTACCTCCTGCACCTGGTGCTAACTCGAAGAATATCAAACAGACTCCATGGTGTTTCCCACCAACTGGAAATCAGTGGTTAGTTTCTGTGATGTCCCCTTCTGAAGGACTTGTTTACAAGCCCTATACAGGGCCATGTCCTCCAACCACAGGTTTTGTGGCACCATTCTATGGCAGCTGCAGTCCAGTGAGCTTAAATCCCACAGGCGCTGACTTCTTGAACACGGCTTATGGTGTTCCAGCATCTCACCAAGAAGGGATTGGAATTCTTCCGACCACCCCTCCTTTGGGTCAGACTGGCTTTCCACCATATGGCATGCCAGTCATGAATCAGTCTATTTCTGGCACAGCTGTTGATCAAATGATCCCATTTCCTCCAAAAGACCAGTCAAAGGACAATCATTTATCAATGGTGGACATTAACTTCATGATACCCCATCAAAGTTCACGTAACATGTCAAGCCAGATGAATCGAGTGATAACAAGCTGTCTTGAAAAATTTCAGGCTTCTAAAGAGAGTGAGGTACAGGCAAGTACTGCTAGTAGTCCCTCTGAAAGGGCTAAGGGGGATGCACTCCCTCTGTTCCCTATGGCACCAATAGTTCAAGCATCAGATCAAAATGATCAAACTGGTGAGCAGCAGGCACGGGTGATTAAGGTTGTTCCTTGCAACCCTAGATTAGCAACAGAATCAGCTGCTCGAATTTTCCGGTCCATACAGGAAGAGAGAAAACAGTATGATTAA
- the LOC102622399 gene encoding mediator of RNA polymerase II transcription subunit 6 — translation MATPPPGANLEGAPPAAPPPPGTDMTGICFRDQLWLNTYPLDRNMIFDYFTLSLFYDRTCNNEQLRMRSIHPLDISQLSKMTGIEYMLSEVMEPHLFVIRKQKRDGPEKVTPMLTYYVLDGSIYQAPQLCNVFSARIGRALHYIQKAFTTAASKLEKIGYVDAENDGGTPLHSKAGKETIDLKEVKRVDQILASLQRKLPPAPPPPPFPEGYAPPQTEEAEKDPETQQTAEPQPPAIDPIIDQGPAKRVKI, via the exons ATGGCGACGCCACCACCGGGGGCGAACCTCGAGGGCGCACCACCGGCGGCCCCACCGCCACCGGGTACGGACATGACGGGGATCTGCTTCAGGGACCAATTGTGGCTAAACACATACCCACTTGATCGAAACATGATATTTGATTACTTCACGTTGTCTCTGTTTTATGATAGGACTTGCAACAATGAACAGCTCAGAATGCGGTCCATCCACCCTCTAGACATCTCTCAACTCTC GAAAATGACCGGCATTGAATACATGCTTAGTGAAGTTATGGAGCCCCACCTCTTTGTTATCCGTAAGCAAAAAAGGGATGGTCCCGAGAAAGTCACACCAATGCTCACTTATTATGTATTGGATGGTTCAATTTACCAAGCACCACAACTTTGCAATGTCTTTTCGGCTAGAATT GGACGGGCTCTCCACTATATACAGAAGGCTTTTACAACTGCTGCCTCGAAGTTGGAGAAGATTGGATATG TTGATGCTGAAAATGATGGAGGTACCCCTCTCCACTCAAAGGCTGGTAAAGAGACAATTGATTTGAAAGAAGTAAAGCGAGTAGATCAAATACTTGCCTCCTTACAGCGCAAG CTACCACCGGCCCCTCCACCTCCACCATTCCCAGAAGGTTATGCGCCCCCTCAGACTGAGGAAGCAGAGAAAGACCCTGAAACCCAACAGACAGCAGAGCCACAACCTCCTGCTATTGATCCTATCATTGACCAAGGTCCTGCCAAAAGAGTGAAAATTTGA
- the LOC102630386 gene encoding uncharacterized protein LOC102630386, with translation MSSSIYIYTHTHTLTLLNPTSPVRRDHEMALNFDFNRFHPSPYIRLPNRLQFQDLPNPFLLQGFEYYVVIDFEATCDKERNLHPQEIIEFPSVVVSGVSGEIIACFQTYVRPTFEPLLTDFCKELTGIQQHQVDNGTTLGEALYFHDKWLLQMGLNNTNFSVVTWSDWDCQVMLESECRIKKIQKPAYFNQWINLRVPFSKVFGDVRCNLKEAVELAGLIWQGRVHCGLDDAINIARLLSVIMRRGFKFSITKSLTPQANPNCLTWNRHQFLEPQAMHTPPHTSLIQEFEDCRYCYCGTKSIKKVIQRPGPKRGSFFFGCGNWTPNRGACCNYFQWATTS, from the coding sequence ATGTCatcatctatatatatatacacacacacacacacactcacactCTTAAATCCAACATCTCCAGTCAGAAGAGACCATGAGATGGCTCTTAACTTCGATTTCAACCGCTTCCACCCGAGCCCCTATATTCGCCTACCAAATCGTTTGCAGTTTCAAGATTTGCCAAAtccctttcttcttcaaggttttgaatattatgttgtaatagattttgaaGCGACGTGCgacaaagaaagaaatcttCATCCACAggaaataattgaatttccaTCCGTGGTGGTGAGTGGTGTAAGCGGAGAGATTATAGCATGTTTTCAAACTTATGTGCGGCCAACTTTTGAACCCTTATTGACTGATTTTTGCAAAGAATTGACAGGAATTCAACAGCACCAAGTTGACAATGGCACTACTCTCGGGGAGGCTTTATATTTTCACGATAAATGGCTTTTGCAAATGGGTTTAAACAACACCAACTTTTCTGTGGTGACATGGTCAGATTGGGACTGTCAGGTAATGCTGGAATCGGAATGCCGAATCAAGAAGATTCAAAAGCCTGCTTATTTCAACCAATGGATCAACTTAAGGGTTCCATTCAGCAAGGTTTTTGGCGACGTGAGATGCAATCTGAAGGAGGCCGTTGAGCTAGCTGGACTTATTTGGCAGGGTCGTGTTCACTGTGGCCTTGATGATGCCATTAATATTGCTAGATTACTCTCCGTCATCATGAGAAGGGGATTCAAATTCTCCATCACTAAGTCTTTGACGCCACAAGCAAATCCAAATTGTCTGACATGGAACCGGCACCAGTTTCTTGAGCCACAAGCTATGCATACTCCTCCACATACTTCACTTATACAAGAATTTGAAGATTGTCGATACTGTTACTGTGGAacaaaaagcataaaaaaggTGATTCAAAGACCGGGACCAAAGCGAGGGAGCTTCTTTTTTGGATGCGGGAACTGGACGCCTAATAGGGGTGCTTGTTGCAATTATTTTCAATGGGCTACTACTTCTTAG